CTCCGCCGATACGCGCAATCAGGTCATCCTGGCGCATGGTCCGCCGCAGGCGGTTGGCGATGACGGCCAGCAGCAGATCACCCAGGCCATGGCCGAAGCTGTCATTGATCTGCTTGAAGTAATCGAGGTCGATGTAGAGCAGGGCGAAAGCGGAGGCGCTGCGTTTGCCCTGGATCAGCAGGCGGTCAAGCTCTTCTTCCAGTCGTGCCCGATTGCCCAGGCCGGTGAGAGGGTCCTGCTTGGCCTGACGTTCGAGCTTGCTGCCGCTGTCGCGCCGCAGCTGACCGTGCAGCAGGGCACGGTCGACCTGGTCGGCATCGATGCTCGTTCGCACCAGTACATCGTCTGCGCCCTGTTCGATGGCACGGCTGTCACCCTGAGCATCACCGCCTTCGCTGATGAGAATACACAGGGTATCCACCGCCACTCGGCGGATGTCCTGCAAGAGGCTCAGGTCGTTGGGCAGCAGACAGGCAAAAAACACGTTCTGCCCCGCCCGGTGTACCGCCTCGCGGGGCTGAGTGCAGATGTCTACCTCGAAGGAGGCGAGCGCGGGCTGCCGAAACAGGGAGAGCATGTGCTCTCGCTTGTTCGGGTCGGCTTCTACCAGCAGCAGTTTGCGTGCGGTTGTGCCCATTACGTCCGTGCCTAGCGAGGAGTGAAACGCGTCCATGATCGCGTTATGACCTCATTATGTTAGCTCGTTCACATTCCACTGACAGTACTTTTGACCGATCAGTGGTAATTAATGCGGACAGGTGGTAGGGCTGGAGCCCTCTAATGGCGGGGTTTTGACGGTTCATCGGCGGGTTTTGCGCTGATGCCGGATTGCTGGCGCGAACTGGTGGCCCTGGCGGGCACGATGATCATGGCTTGATGACGCAGCGACGTCTCCGGGCGGGGACGTCGCTGCGACGAGCGCTCAGCCGTCGAGCATCGCCTTGTCGCGCACGGCGCCCTTGTCGGCACTGGTAGCCAGCAACGCATAGGCCTTCAACGCCGTGGTGACCTTGCGCGGCCTGGCTTCGACCGGCTTCCATCCCTTGCGATCCTGCTCGGTGCGGCGGTCGGCCAGCTCCTCGTCGCTCACCAGCAGATTGATGCTGCGGTTGGGTATGTCGATCAGAACCTTGTCGCCGTCGCGGACCAGGCCGATGGCGCCGCCGGCCGCGGCTTCAGGGGAAGCGTGACCTATCGACAGGCCCGATGTGCCCCCCGAGAAGCGGCCGTCGGTGAGCAGGGCGCAGTCCTTTCCCAGTCCCTTGGACTTGAGATACGAGGTCGGATACAGCATTTCCTGCATGCCCGGTCCGCCCTTGGGGCCTTCGTAGCGGATGATAACGATGTCGCCGGGCTTCACCTCGTCGGCGAGGATGCCCTTTACCGCGCTGTCCTGACTCTCGAAGATTTTCGCGTTGCCCTCGAAGACATGGATCGACTCGTCGACCCCGGCGGTCTTCACCACGCAGCCATCCAGCGCGATGTTGCCGTACAGTACGGCGAGCCCACCTTCGGCCGAATAGGCATTTTCCACGCTGCGAATGCAGCCGTTGGCGCGGTCATCATCCAGCGTGTCCCAGCGGGTCGACTGGCTGAAGGCAGTCTGCGTCGGAATGCCGGCCGGTCCGGCCCTGAAGAAGGTGTGCACCTGCTCATCATCGGTCTGGGTAATGTCCCAGCGCGCGATTGCTTCTTCCATGCTCGGGCTGTGGACGGTGGAGACGTCGGTATGCAGCAGGCCACCGCGCGCCAGTTCACCGAGAATGCCGAACACGCCCCCGGCGCGGTGCACGTCCTCCATGTGGTACTTCTGAATGTTCGGGGCCACCTTGCACAGCTGCGGAACCTTGCGCGATAGCCGGTCGATATCCCGCAGATCGAACGGAATCTCGGCTTCCTGTGCTGCGGCAAGCAGGTGCAGGATGGTGTTGGTGGAGCCGCCCATGGCGATGTCCAGCGTCATGGCGTTTTCGAACGCCTTGAAATTGGCCACATTGCGAGGCAGGACGCTTTCGTCTCCGTCGCCATAGTAGCGCTTGCAAAGCTCCACCGCGGTACGACCGGCACGCAGGAACAGCTGCTCGCGGTCCGAATGCGTGGCGAGAGTCGAACCGTTGCCCGGCAGCGACAGGCCCAGGGCTTCGGTCAGGCAGTTCATCGAGTTGGCCGTGAACATCCCGGAGCAGCTGCCGCAGGTCGGGCAGGCGCTGCGCTCGTATTCGGCAACCTTCTCATCGCTGGCGCTTTCGTCGGCGGCGATCACCATCGCATCCACCAGATCCAGGCCGTGGCTCGCCAGTTTGGTCTTGCCGGCTTCCATCGGGCCGCCGGAAACGAATACCACCGGGATGTTCAGGCGCAGCGCGGCCATCAGCATGCCGGGGGTGATCTTGTCGCAGTTGGAGATACAGACGATGGCGTCGGCACAATGCGCGTTGACCATGTACTCGACCGAGTCCGCGATGATTTCGCGCGAGGGCAGGGAATACAGCATGCCGTCGTGCCCCATGGCGATGCCATCGTCCACGGCGATGGTGTTGAATTCCTTGGCAACGCCGCCGGCGCGTTCGATTTCCCGAGCCACCAGTTGCCCCAGGTCCTTCAGATGGACGTGACCGGGCACGAACTGCGTGAAGGAGTTTGCGATCGCGATGATGGGTTTCTTGAAGTCCTCGTCTTTCATGCCGGTGGCGCGCCACAGCGCACGCGCGCCGGCCATGTTGCGGCCGAAGGTCGAGGTTTTCGAGCGATAATCAGGCATCTGGGGTGGTCTCGTTATGCGTTGCTAGCCGGCTAGCATATCAAGTTTGCTTCAGACCTCACAGGCGGGCTCATCAGGTGCCGGCCCTGCATAGCGCTCCCATCGGCTATCCTCTTTCGGTCAACCTGTTACGTCAGTGGAGTACGTATGACCGATTCGACCTACACGCCGCCGAAGGTCTGGACCTGGGACAAGGCCAGCGGTGGCCAGTTTGCCAACATCAACCGTCCCGTTGCGGGGCCGACGCATGACAAGACGTTGCCGCGCGGCAAGCATCCCCTGCAGCTGTACTCGCTGGCCACGCCCAACGGCGTCAAGGTCACCATCCTGCTTGAAGAGCTGCTCGCCAGGGGCTTCGATGGAGCGGAATATGACGCCTACCTGATCCGCATTGGCGAGGGCGATCAGTTTGGCAGCGGTTTCGTCGAGCTCAATCCGAACTCCAAGATTCCGGTACTGCTTGATCAGAGCGTCGAGCCCGCACAGCGCGTCTTCGAGTCTGGCTCGATCCTGCTCTATCTGGCGGAAAAATTCGGTGCGTTCATTCCGCAGGGCGTGGCCGGGCGAACCGAGTGCCTGAACTGGCTGTTCTGGCAGATGGGCAGCGCGCCGATGCTCGGTGGTGGCTTCGGGCATTTCTACGCCTATGCGCCGGAGAAGTACGAGTACCCGATTAACCGCTACGCGATGGAGGTCAAGCGACAGCTCGATGTGCTTGATCGACAGCTTGCAGATCACGCGTTCATCGCTGGCGACGAATACAGCATCGCTGATATGGCCATCTGGCCCTGGTATGCAGGGGTGGCTACCAACCAGGTGTACGGCGCAGCCGAGTTCCTGCAGACCCACACCTACCGGAATCTGCTGCGCTGGGCTGAGGAGATCGGCGAGCGGCCGGCGGTGAAGCGCGGTCGGATGGTCAATCGGACCTGGGGTGATCCTTCGGAGCAGTTGGCCGAACGGCACGACGCCAGCGATTTCGACCTCCGCACGGCGGACAAGCTCGACAAGCGGAGCTGAAGCCCGGCTGCCGGGCCAGCTCGTCCGGCGCGCTACAGGGCCTTCTCGAAGACCTTGGAATTGCGCTGATAGTTGTACAGCTGCGCCCGTTTGGCCGGCAAACGCTCGACCGAGCTGGGCACGAAGCCGCGTTCGCGGAACCAGTGGGCGGTGCGCGTGGTGAGCACGAACAGCGTGTCGATCTTCATCGTGCGCGCCTGCGCCTCGATGTGCTCGAGCAACTGGTCGCCGCGCTTGCCGTGCCGATAGTTCGGGTCGATAGCCACACAGGCGAGCTCGGCTGAGGTGGACTCTTCCAAGGGGTACAGCGCAGCGCAGCCGATGATCATCCCGTCGCGTTCGATGATGGTGAACTGGCCGATCTCGCGTTCAAGCACTTCCCGAGACCGACGCACCAGAATGCCTGCTTCCTCGAGCGGCCGAAGCAGCTCGAGCAGCCCGCCGACATCTTCGATGGTTGCCGTGCGGATGTGCTCGAACTGTTCCTGGGTGACCAGGGTGCCACCGCCGTCGCGGGTAAACAGCTCGGTCAGCAGCGCACCGTCATCGGCGAAGCTGACGATATGGCTGCGCCGTAGCCCCGAATTGCAGGCCTTGCAGGCGGCCGCGAGCAGTGTGCCGGGCAGGCTGTTGCCGAGCCTGGCCAGAATCGGTAGCGCCCGGGTCGGCTTGAGCTCGCGCAGCAGGTTGCCCTGATCGTCGAAGATGCCGGTGTCGGGCCCGAACAGGATCAGCTTGTCTGCCTCCAGCGAGCTGGCAGCACTGGTGGCAACGTCTTCACAGGCAAGATTGAATA
Above is a window of Halopseudomonas nanhaiensis DNA encoding:
- the yghU gene encoding glutathione-dependent disulfide-bond oxidoreductase, with the protein product MTDSTYTPPKVWTWDKASGGQFANINRPVAGPTHDKTLPRGKHPLQLYSLATPNGVKVTILLEELLARGFDGAEYDAYLIRIGEGDQFGSGFVELNPNSKIPVLLDQSVEPAQRVFESGSILLYLAEKFGAFIPQGVAGRTECLNWLFWQMGSAPMLGGGFGHFYAYAPEKYEYPINRYAMEVKRQLDVLDRQLADHAFIAGDEYSIADMAIWPWYAGVATNQVYGAAEFLQTHTYRNLLRWAEEIGERPAVKRGRMVNRTWGDPSEQLAERHDASDFDLRTADKLDKRS
- the ilvD gene encoding dihydroxy-acid dehydratase; protein product: MPDYRSKTSTFGRNMAGARALWRATGMKDEDFKKPIIAIANSFTQFVPGHVHLKDLGQLVAREIERAGGVAKEFNTIAVDDGIAMGHDGMLYSLPSREIIADSVEYMVNAHCADAIVCISNCDKITPGMLMAALRLNIPVVFVSGGPMEAGKTKLASHGLDLVDAMVIAADESASDEKVAEYERSACPTCGSCSGMFTANSMNCLTEALGLSLPGNGSTLATHSDREQLFLRAGRTAVELCKRYYGDGDESVLPRNVANFKAFENAMTLDIAMGGSTNTILHLLAAAQEAEIPFDLRDIDRLSRKVPQLCKVAPNIQKYHMEDVHRAGGVFGILGELARGGLLHTDVSTVHSPSMEEAIARWDITQTDDEQVHTFFRAGPAGIPTQTAFSQSTRWDTLDDDRANGCIRSVENAYSAEGGLAVLYGNIALDGCVVKTAGVDESIHVFEGNAKIFESQDSAVKGILADEVKPGDIVIIRYEGPKGGPGMQEMLYPTSYLKSKGLGKDCALLTDGRFSGGTSGLSIGHASPEAAAGGAIGLVRDGDKVLIDIPNRSINLLVSDEELADRRTEQDRKGWKPVEARPRKVTTALKAYALLATSADKGAVRDKAMLDG
- the argA gene encoding amino-acid N-acetyltransferase codes for the protein MSDYVNWFRHSTPYINTHRDTTFVVLLPGEALAHPNFINIVHDIMLLNSLGVRLVLVHGSRPQIEERQTARGVASRYHNDLRITDSDTLASVMDAVGSLRIAIEAALCVASGQGPRLRVVSGNFVTAKPIGVVDGVDFHHTGEVRRIDRKAINRHLDEESIVLLSSIGYSPTGEVFNLACEDVATSAASSLEADKLILFGPDTGIFDDQGNLLRELKPTRALPILARLGNSLPGTLLAAACKACNSGLRRSHIVSFADDGALLTELFTRDGGGTLVTQEQFEHIRTATIEDVGGLLELLRPLEEAGILVRRSREVLEREIGQFTIIERDGMIIGCAALYPLEESTSAELACVAIDPNYRHGKRGDQLLEHIEAQARTMKIDTLFVLTTRTAHWFRERGFVPSSVERLPAKRAQLYNYQRNSKVFEKAL